From a single Rosa rugosa chromosome 7, drRosRugo1.1, whole genome shotgun sequence genomic region:
- the LOC133719684 gene encoding pyrophosphate-energized vacuolar membrane proton pump 1-like, giving the protein MALLSEGLTQVLIPVAALIGLAFALLQWFLVSKVKVSFTSSDGNGCKDKLIMGEEEEGIDNFSVTLKCAEIQNAISEGATSFLYTEYKYLSIFMGVFGVVIFLFLGSVKGFSTESEPCTYNTGNMCKPALANAFFSTVAFLLGALTSVISGFLGMKIATYANARTTLEARKGVGKAFITAFRSGAVMGFLLAANGLLVLYITINLFKLYYGDDWEGLYESITGYGLGGSSMALFGRVGGGIYTKAADVGADLVGKVERNIPEDDPRNPAVIADNVGDNVGDIAGMGSDLFGSYAESTCAALFVASISSFGVTHNYVAMSYPLIISSMGIVVCLITTLFATDLFEIKNASAIEPALKRQLVISTVLMTAGIAVVTFVALPSEFTMFSFGTDKTVKNWYLFFCVSIGLWAGLVIGYTTEYYTSNAYSPVQDVADSCKTGAATNVIFGLALGYKSVIIPVFAIAFAIYVSFSLAAMYGIAVAALGMLSTISTGLAIDAYGPISDNAGGIAEMAGMSHEIRERTDALDAAGNTTAAIGKGFAIGSAALVSLALFGAYVSRAGIETVDVLTPKVFIGLLVGAMLPYWFSAMTMKSVGSAALKMVEEVRRQFNTIPGLMEGTAKPDYATCVKISTDASLREMIPPGALVMLTPLIAGTFFGVETLAGILAGSLVSGVQVAISASNTGGAWDNAKKYIEAGNSEHAKSLGPKGSDPHKAAVIGDTIGDPLKDTSGPSLNILIKLMAVESLVFAPFFAAHGGLIFKWL; this is encoded by the exons TTGGACTTGCTTTTGCTTTGCTTCAGTGGTTTCTGGTTTCGAAGGTGAAGGTGTCTTTTACCTCCAGTGATGGAAATGGCTGTAAGGACAAGTTGATcatgggagaagaagaagagggtatTGACAACTTTTCGGTTACCCTCAAGTGTGCTGAAATTCAAAATGCCATTTCTGAGG GGGCAACCTCTTTCTTATATACCGAATATAAGTACCTCAGTATCTTCATGGGTGTATTTGGTGTTgtcatcttcctcttccttgGTTCTGTTAAGGGCTTCAGCACTGAAAGCGAACCCTGCACTTACAACACAGGGAATATGTGCAAACCAGCTTTAGCCAATGCCTTCTTTAGTACTGTTGCGTTCTTGCTTGGTGCTCTTACATCAGTCATCTCCGGTTTTCTTGGGATGAAGATTGCAACGTATGCCAATGCTAGAACAACTCTTGAAGCGAGGAAGGGTGTTGGGAAGGCTTTTATCACTGCTTTTCGGTCTGGTGCTGTGATGGGATTTCTTCTTGCTGCCAATGGCCTGTTGGTTCTGTACATCACTATTAATTTGTTTAAGCTGTATTATGGGGATGACTGGGAAGGACTGTATGAGTCGATTACTGGTTATGGACTTGGAGGTTCTTCAATGGCATTGTTTGGAAGAGTTGGGGGAGGTATATACACAAAAGCAGCTGATGTTGGTGCTGATCTTGTTGGGAAAGTTGAACGAAACATCCCCGAAGATGATCCACGAAACCCAGCT GTCATTGCAGACAATGTGGGTGACAATGTAGGAGACATTGCAGGCATGGGATCTGACCTGTTCGGATCATATGCCGAGTCAACTTGTGCAGCATTGTTTGTTGCATCTATATCCTCCTTTGGTGTCACTCATAACTATGTAGCCATGTCTTATCCCTTGATTATAAGCTCAATGGGGATTGTTGTTTGCTTGATAACAACCCTTTTCGCAACTGATCTGTTTGAAATTAAGAACGCGAGTGCAATTGAACCTGCCTTGAAGCGACAGCTTGTTATCTCAACTGTTCTAATGACTGCTGGGATTGCTGTGGTCACTTTTGTAGCTTTGCCATCAGAGTTCACTATGTTCAGTTTTGGGACCGATAAGACTGTCAAGAACTG GTACCTTTTCTTTTGTGTGTCAATTGGCTTGTGGGCTGGTCTTGTTATTGGATATACTACCGAGTACTATACTAGCAATGCATACAG TCCAGTGCAGGATGTGGCAGATTCTTGCAAGACCGGTGCTGCAACAAATGTGATCTTTGGTTTGGCTTTGGGTTACAAGTCAGTTATCATTCCTGTTTTCGCCATTGCATTTGCTATATATGTCAGCTTTAGCTTGGCTGCTATGTATGGAATTGCTGTGGCTGCTTTGGGAATGCTCAGTACTATCTCCACTGGTCTTGCAATTGATGCATATGGCCCCATAAGCGACAATGCTGGTGGCATTGCAGAAATGGCTGGGATGAGCCATGAGATTCGTGAAAGAACAGATGCTTTGGATGCTGCTGGAAACACCACTGCTGCTATTGGCAAG GGTTTTGCTATTGGATCAGCTGCTCTTGTTTCTCTTGCTTTGTTTGGTGCCTATGTCAGCAGAGCAGGAATAGAAACCGTTGATGTGTTGACCCCGAAAGTCTTCATTGGCTTGCTTGTGGGAGCTATGCTTCCATACTGGTTTTCAGCCATGACAATGAAGAGTGTAGGAAGTGCAGCACTCAAAATGGTGGAAGAGGTTCGCAGACAATTCAATACTATTCCGGGGCTCATGGAAGGAACAGCAAAGCCAGACTATGCAACATGTGTCAAGATTTCTACTGATGCTTCCCTCAGGGAGATGATCCCCCCAGGCGCTTTGGTCATGCTTACTCCTCTCATTGCTGGTACCTTCTTCGGAGTAGAAACTCTTGCTGGCATTCTTGCTGGTTCACTTGTTTCTGGTGTTCAG GTTGCCATTTCAGCTTCAAACACTGGCGGGGCATGGGATAATGCAAAGAAATACATAGAG GCCGGTAATTCCGAGCATGCCAAATCCCTGGGTCCTAAGGGTTCGGATCCTCACAAGGCGGCTGTGATAGGTGACACCATTGGAGATCCCCTCAAGGACACTTCTGGTCCTTCACTCAACATTCTCATCAAGCTCATGGCAGTTGAGTCCTTGGTTTTTGCACCATTCTTTGCAGCTCATGGAGGCCTAATCTTCAAATGGCTATGA